One genomic window of Diospyros lotus cultivar Yz01 chromosome 8, ASM1463336v1, whole genome shotgun sequence includes the following:
- the LOC127807238 gene encoding UDP-glucuronate:xylan alpha-glucuronosyltransferase 2 isoform X2 translates to MKALEEIGTSHSKPERRMVKREKPSFVDKLGTGLKIGMVNMEDEDVSEWSVNGEIVPVEFQRVSELFEWKDLFPEWIDEEEEIDGPSCPEIPMPEIERYGYMDVVVAKLPCRFPAEGWARDVFRLQVHLLAANLAAKRGRRGWSGKTRVVLLSKCRPMVELFRCDDLVRQEGEWWLFEPEMARLEQKVALPVGSCNLILPLWGRGIHEVYDTSKIERETTTVKREAYATVLHSSESYVCGAITLAQSLLQSGTKRDLILLLDTSISVPKRQALAAAGWKIRLIKRIRNPRAEKGTYNEYNYSKFRLWQLTDYDKIIFIDADVIVLRSLDLLFHFPQLSATGNDASIFNSGVMVIEPSNCTFKLFMRHRKDIVSYNGGDQGFLNEIFVWWHRLPRRVNFLKNFWSNSSVEVGVKNQLFGSDPPKLYSIHYLGLKPWQCYRDYDCNFDIPNQKVYATDVAHWRWWKLHDAMEEELQKLCGLSERRKIELEWDRKKAREMGLPDRHCRINVTDPRKLA, encoded by the exons ATGAAGGCGTTGGAAGAGATCGGAACCAGCCACAGCAAGCCGGAGAGGAGAATGGTGAAGAGAGAGAAGCCGAGTTTCGTGGACAAATTGGGGACGGGGCTGAAGATTGGAATGGTGAAcatggaagatgaagatgtgaGCGAGTGGAGCGTGAATGGAGAAATCGTCCCGGTTGAGTTTCAACGAGTTTCCGAGCTGTTCGAGTGGAAGGACTTGTTCCCGGAGTGGATCGACGAGGAGGAGGAGATCGACGGGCCGTCGTGCCCCGAGATTCCGATGCCGGAGATCGAGAGGTACGGGTACATGGATGTGGTGGTGGCGAAGCTGCCGTGCAGGTTCCCGGCGGAAGGGTGGGCGAGGGATGTTTTCCGGCTTCAAGTGCACCTCTTGGCGGCGAACTTGGCGGCGAAGAGGGGGAGGAGAGGGTGGAGCGGGAAGACGAGGGTGGTTTTGCTGAGCAAGTGCAGGCCAATGGTGGAGCTTTTCCGTTGCGATGATTTGGTGCGGCAAGAAGGGGAGTGGTGGCTGTTTGAGCCGGAGATGGCGAGGTTGGAGCAGAAGGTGGCTTTGCCGGTCGGCTCCTGCAATTTGATTCTTCCACTCTGGGGAAGAG GGATTCACGAAGTGTACGACACATCGAAGATCGAAAGGGAGACGACTACAGTAAAACGAGAAGCCTACGCCACGGTTCTCCACTCCTCCGAATCCTACGTTTGTGGCGCCATAACTCTCGCCCAGAGCCTCCTCCAATCTGGAACCAAACGCGACCTTATCCTCCTCCTCGACACCTCCATCTCCGTCCCCAAGCGCCAGGCCCTCGCCGCCGCCGGCTGGAAGATCCGCCTCATCAAGCGTATCCGAAACCCCCGCGCCGAGAAGGGCACCTACAACGAGTACAACTACAGCAAGTTCCGACTCTGGCAGCTCACCGACTACGACAAGATCATCTTCATCGACGCCGACGTCATCGTCCTCCGCAGCCTCGATCTCCTCTTCCACTTCCCCCAGCTCTCGGCCACCGGCAACGACGCCTCCATCTTCAACTCCGGCGTCATGGTCATCGAGCCCTCCAACTGCACCTTCAAGCTCTTCATGCGACACCGCAAGGACATCGTTTCCTACAACGGCGGCGACCAAGGCTTCCTCAACGAGATCTTCGTCTGGTGGCACAGGTTGCCGAGGAGGGTCAACTTCCTCAAGAACTTCTGGTCCAACAGCTCCGTAGAAGTGGGCGTCAAGAACCAGTTGTTCGGCTCGGACCCTCCAAAGCTGTACTCCATACATTATCTGGGGTTGAAGCCGTGGCAGTGTTACAGAGACTACGACTGCAACTTTGACATCCCGAACCAGAAGGTTTACGCGACGGACGTGGCGCACTGGCGGTGGTGGAAGCTGCACGACGCCATGGAAGAGGAGCTGCAGAAGCTTTGCGGGTTATCGGAAAGGAGGAAGATCGAGTTGGAGTGGGATAGGAAGAAGGCTAGGGAAATGGGTTTGCCGGACCGGCACTGTCGGATCAATGTTACTGATCCTAGAAAGTTGGCTTGA
- the LOC127807238 gene encoding UDP-glucuronate:xylan alpha-glucuronosyltransferase 2 isoform X1 yields the protein MTTTTTTTTTATATIMKAIPSKSLVIRINLLFLAFFLVVYAFLLLRPSSLYHENAASFIRCSLRECHRKVDKGIKMKALEEIGTSHSKPERRMVKREKPSFVDKLGTGLKIGMVNMEDEDVSEWSVNGEIVPVEFQRVSELFEWKDLFPEWIDEEEEIDGPSCPEIPMPEIERYGYMDVVVAKLPCRFPAEGWARDVFRLQVHLLAANLAAKRGRRGWSGKTRVVLLSKCRPMVELFRCDDLVRQEGEWWLFEPEMARLEQKVALPVGSCNLILPLWGRGIHEVYDTSKIERETTTVKREAYATVLHSSESYVCGAITLAQSLLQSGTKRDLILLLDTSISVPKRQALAAAGWKIRLIKRIRNPRAEKGTYNEYNYSKFRLWQLTDYDKIIFIDADVIVLRSLDLLFHFPQLSATGNDASIFNSGVMVIEPSNCTFKLFMRHRKDIVSYNGGDQGFLNEIFVWWHRLPRRVNFLKNFWSNSSVEVGVKNQLFGSDPPKLYSIHYLGLKPWQCYRDYDCNFDIPNQKVYATDVAHWRWWKLHDAMEEELQKLCGLSERRKIELEWDRKKAREMGLPDRHCRINVTDPRKLA from the exons atgaccaccaccaccaccaccaccacaacCGCGACCGCGACGATCATGAAGGCCATTCCTTCAAAGTCTCTGGTCATCAGAATCAACCTACTTTTCCTAGCCTTTTTCCTCGTCGTCTACGCCTTCCTCCTCCTCCGGCCGTCGTCGCTCTACCACGAGAACGCGGCTTCGTTCATCCGGTGCTCCCTCCGAGAGTGCCATCGCAAG GTGGACAAAGGGATCAAGATGAAGGCGTTGGAAGAGATCGGAACCAGCCACAGCAAGCCGGAGAGGAGAATGGTGAAGAGAGAGAAGCCGAGTTTCGTGGACAAATTGGGGACGGGGCTGAAGATTGGAATGGTGAAcatggaagatgaagatgtgaGCGAGTGGAGCGTGAATGGAGAAATCGTCCCGGTTGAGTTTCAACGAGTTTCCGAGCTGTTCGAGTGGAAGGACTTGTTCCCGGAGTGGATCGACGAGGAGGAGGAGATCGACGGGCCGTCGTGCCCCGAGATTCCGATGCCGGAGATCGAGAGGTACGGGTACATGGATGTGGTGGTGGCGAAGCTGCCGTGCAGGTTCCCGGCGGAAGGGTGGGCGAGGGATGTTTTCCGGCTTCAAGTGCACCTCTTGGCGGCGAACTTGGCGGCGAAGAGGGGGAGGAGAGGGTGGAGCGGGAAGACGAGGGTGGTTTTGCTGAGCAAGTGCAGGCCAATGGTGGAGCTTTTCCGTTGCGATGATTTGGTGCGGCAAGAAGGGGAGTGGTGGCTGTTTGAGCCGGAGATGGCGAGGTTGGAGCAGAAGGTGGCTTTGCCGGTCGGCTCCTGCAATTTGATTCTTCCACTCTGGGGAAGAG GGATTCACGAAGTGTACGACACATCGAAGATCGAAAGGGAGACGACTACAGTAAAACGAGAAGCCTACGCCACGGTTCTCCACTCCTCCGAATCCTACGTTTGTGGCGCCATAACTCTCGCCCAGAGCCTCCTCCAATCTGGAACCAAACGCGACCTTATCCTCCTCCTCGACACCTCCATCTCCGTCCCCAAGCGCCAGGCCCTCGCCGCCGCCGGCTGGAAGATCCGCCTCATCAAGCGTATCCGAAACCCCCGCGCCGAGAAGGGCACCTACAACGAGTACAACTACAGCAAGTTCCGACTCTGGCAGCTCACCGACTACGACAAGATCATCTTCATCGACGCCGACGTCATCGTCCTCCGCAGCCTCGATCTCCTCTTCCACTTCCCCCAGCTCTCGGCCACCGGCAACGACGCCTCCATCTTCAACTCCGGCGTCATGGTCATCGAGCCCTCCAACTGCACCTTCAAGCTCTTCATGCGACACCGCAAGGACATCGTTTCCTACAACGGCGGCGACCAAGGCTTCCTCAACGAGATCTTCGTCTGGTGGCACAGGTTGCCGAGGAGGGTCAACTTCCTCAAGAACTTCTGGTCCAACAGCTCCGTAGAAGTGGGCGTCAAGAACCAGTTGTTCGGCTCGGACCCTCCAAAGCTGTACTCCATACATTATCTGGGGTTGAAGCCGTGGCAGTGTTACAGAGACTACGACTGCAACTTTGACATCCCGAACCAGAAGGTTTACGCGACGGACGTGGCGCACTGGCGGTGGTGGAAGCTGCACGACGCCATGGAAGAGGAGCTGCAGAAGCTTTGCGGGTTATCGGAAAGGAGGAAGATCGAGTTGGAGTGGGATAGGAAGAAGGCTAGGGAAATGGGTTTGCCGGACCGGCACTGTCGGATCAATGTTACTGATCCTAGAAAGTTGGCTTGA